The Liolophura sinensis isolate JHLJ2023 chromosome 6, CUHK_Ljap_v2, whole genome shotgun sequence genomic sequence cagtttatttCATGTAAAACATTACTAAGACATTATCATGCATTTTGACTTAATTCCGTTCCATGCAGGATTAAGGTTAATGAGACGAGAGAGCGAGCCGTGCCCAAAGGATTAAGGAgcttgcctttcagtcgctAGACAGACAAGGTTCGGGTTTAATCATGGCCGTAGATGTTCAGGGGATTTCTAGATTCTCACACTTTCTCTCTTCGTACTATATggccttgatgacaaaaagTGGTAgccatttgcacagtctaaccTTTGGTGAATCCCAATCGTATTCCACTAGTATCTAATTCTTACCTGTCAATCACACGGTAGAAAGCTTGCCCAAAGAGGGTGATTTACCTGGGGCACTCCGGTGTCTgccttcataaaactgactgcaaacatgtaagggaaatattctggagtgtggcattaaacaacaatcaaacaaataaatagataaacaattACATAATTATATAATGGCACGGTTTGTGAAACGGCCTGAATAGAAAACCctgactgaaaaaataaaatggccagaactgaaaaaaaagggCAAGTGGCTTTATTTCACTAGTTGTGTAACTGATCACACTCATAATTGCTTCTGTTTTAAGTCACTTTTGTGTGGGATTTATCTTTACTTTGATATATTTGATCATGTCTTACGTTACGAGTTTCTGAGTCGGGGAAACACCATGTTTAAACAGTTACTTGAAAGATTCAATGAATGAGTATTGGCATATCACCACGTTGTCTTACAGCATTACGGCGATATGTGACAGATATATTTAGCGTGAGTATGTCGTAAGTACATAAGTTCTGGTTATTAATCTGAATGCCTCTGTTAGGTATCCTGTCTTGCGATAAATTCAGATTCAGACTCACTCACCACTGCAttctctatatatacataattatatttGTAAACACGGTATATTGATTAAATCGGAAGTGTTTATTCACGGAGAAAATGCAATTTACTCGTGGTTTGGatgattaaaataaattaattactgtaaattctATTTTTCCTGGATTATTAATCTAAATGCCTCTGTTAGGTATCCTGTCTTGCGATAAATTCAGATTCAGACTCACTCACCACTGCAttctctatatatacataattatatttGTAAACACGGTATATTGATTAAATTTCAGACTCACTCACCACTGCAttctctatatatacataattatatttGTAAACACGGTATATTGATTAAATCGGAAGTGTTTATTCACGGAAAAAATGCAATTTACTCGTGGTTTGGATGATTAATAtaaattaattactgtaaattctATTTTTCCTGGATTAGTTCCACCCATCACAAAGCAACCCGTTGCTTCTCTTAATTTGACCCAGGCCTTCAAAAACACATGAATACAGCGTGTGCACACGTGAACGTTGGTGCGTAGACGAAAACGATTGCAAAGTGGAAGACGCCTGAATAATTATGGTGCGACTATTTATTCACAATGACCGCCATGCATGCAGTGCTACCACAACTTCAGAATTATCGTCGACGTTCCGGAAATGTTTATTGGCTGGAACGTTTATGACTTAGCTTTTGTGAACATGATCAATAATCTGTTCGAGAAGGGCTTTTTGAAGACAAGGGGTAATCACCGCGTCTACGTCAATCATCTAATGACAAATTGCTCGACCTTTGCCAAAATGAACTCTTTGTAAAAGCTGGACGAGTGATTGGACATTCCATCTTAAGAACAAAAGAGAAAGTCAGACGTGATTACGGTGCGGTagtcttgtatatatatatggtatggAGCCCTTAGTGGCCTACGTCCACGTTGACCTACTTTTATTGCACAAATCGTTCCTTTGTGACACAGGTTATGTGTGAGCTATGTTAAATAGGTGACTTGCAGCCCATTGTCTTACCATGTGCcgtgtttgtgtttgttacaGGTCATCATGTATGGCCTCCTGCTGGAGGGGATAGTAGACTACATCAAGTTGACATATGGAGAATCTGTGTGGCAAGAGATACGACAGAAAGCCCGGATTGAGCACCACACCTTCTCCACCCATGCCGTCTATAGCGAGGCCTTGATTCCCAAGCTGGCACGCGTTGCCTCGGATGTTACTGGCACCCCGTATGAGGAGCTCATGGACGGTTTTGGATCTCGCTTCGTCGCTTTCGTCGGCCAGTACGGCTACGACAGAATACTCAAGGTACTGGGTCGCCATATGAGGGACTTTCTCAATGGTCTGGACAATTTACATGAGTACCTTCGCTTCAGCTATCCCAAACTGAAGCCACCTTCGTTTTTCTGTGAGAACGAAACACGGACTGGTTTAACGCTACACTATAGGAGCAAAAGGAAAGGATTTGTACATTACGTTAAAGGGCAGATCAAGCAGGTGGGTAAGATGTTTTACAACACAAAAGTGGACATTGATGTCATAGAGCAACGATCTACGGACGAGCTGACCCACGTGGTCATGAGGTTACATTTTGACAATACTGCCTACGTCGAACCGGAAACACTCTATAGTAACTTCAGACAATCTCTTCCGGTGAGGTCAGATGTGTTTTTCGAAGTCTTTCCTTTCAACATTGTCTTCAACCGTGAAATGATAATCAGGAATATTGGTGCTGGACTATCAGCCATCATGGCGGAGGTCGAGGGCAAGTGTATCACCAGTGTGTTTAATCTGTCGCGACCTTTACTGAATTTTTCCTGGGAGACGGTAAGTGAAGAAAACAATCGTTATTGTCTTGGTATTCAAAGGCGAACGAATAATTTatgatataatttatataaCTTTTCTTGAGTGAGATAAATATGACAATAGGACAAAATCAATATGAAAACAACAGCGCAGGTTTCAATGCAATCACTCACAGAGGAACAGGAACTCTATAACACCCTTATCTATACTGATCTTTAGACGAATCTCATTTGGCTTTCTAATGATAGTCCATGGAACAAAAGTCTTAAAACCGTAATATAACGTTCCAGATTCTGTATCACTCCGTGCTAGAAACTATAAACAGCCTTCGCTGGCTACCAATTTTTCATTGGGCAATGATATCTCATTTTTAATACAGCTCTCCACTGCTTCGGCTGTAGCTTCGTCAGGAGGTTTGGGAAATTTGATGGTTTATTTCAGGCATTCTGGTTCACTTCATCCAAGTGAAAAGttcatgaagaaataaaatacataaataaatgaagcagaAACTGTATAAAGTCACTACATGACTGGAATGCTTTCCCGACACCAGAGTTTTAACTCAACATCAGTTAAGTGCAGCAACACTTGCTGATGGCACTCAGACCAAGTTCTCAGACCCAGAAAAACTGGGCGAACTGTTTTTCGGGATCATTTTGACAGGAAGTCCCGATTTACTCACTTATTGATTGGTCAGCTTTTTGCCGCACGCCATGGGGCAATTTTGTCGATTTCAGTATGATTATTTTGTATGCTGTTGAATGAAGAAAACTCTAGAATATGTAGCTGTGAGGAAATTGTGGTTACCCATAAAAAGCGATACTTTGTCTGTTTAGCGTATGATAATTGATGAATTACCCGCACTGACCGAGTGGTTAAAGAGCGCTAGTCAGTGGACCATTAGCCTTCCGAACAATGACGTTAAGTGTTCGAATCTGACTGGTCCAGattttcaagaatatatcaggAAACCTGACTACCCCGACAGCTGTCCCCTTAGCTTTTCTTCAATCATTAATACATTGAACAGCCGTCATATATGTGTGCAATACTACTGAGTACGGTGTAAGATACCAATCACTACGTAAATGATCGTCAAATATTGGGCATAGGCCTTTTTAACTATAAAGCGAGGCCGGGTGTCCTTCCACACCATGGCGAGGAAGTTTCCGTTCAGACAACCTTGAGAGTCTTCAATCCTTCAATCTTCGAAGTCTTCAATGAGTATGTTTCCAGTACCCGATGAAGCGCGGTCATCTCCACCCCCTCCTCTTGCCGGCTTTGTTGTATTTACTGTACCTATTACCCTATTTACCCTATTACCTATTACCCTATATTTAACCTAAAAAAGTAAAATCACAAATAAATCGATAAATACATGAACGACATCGACGCATGGCATCAGTTAAATAATCGAATAGCTGACCCTTCATCTTTTATCCGCCCTACTTCTTTTGCTTTGTTATGAATCATGTCATCTGGCATTCTTTGATTTCTGCTACTTTGCATCTTTTCTTAGGTTTTGATGCACACCAACAACGTGTTTGAGCTGGTTTCCAAACGCACAATACAAGCATCGAGAGCGTTACACAGTAGAGAATCTCCTGAAAAGGAAAAAGGCAGTTTGGATGAGAAGAAAGAGTTTGGTAAGTCAATTACGGACTTCACCGAGGCAGTATCTAGGTAGAAGAGACAAATCCTGTTATTGTCAGATACGACATTGAATTAGTTTGTGATGTTTATGATCTGTGTACAAGAGAAGAGCTTTTCCAGTTCCGGAGATAAAGTTCTGAGATTAATACCAATGGAAGTAGAATAAAGTCTTAATTCTTGCTCCTCGTCAAGGTCATGCATGGTGTGGGGAGTGAGGAAGGAAAAGTTGATTGGTGAAATTTCTATAATTTGGAGTCATGGCGTTGATCATGGCGTTTCTATGTTTTCAGTTCATAAAATAGTCGATATGTAAGATAAATCGATATTATTCTGTTCTTATTCTCTATTTACATTAGTATATGGAAGGAATATATGCTTATttagtgaaaagaaaataacaaggTTAGTTTTTAGCCCAAAGCGGCGTTCACGCGGTGCAATTGTCGAATTCGACTTGTCGAAGGGACGTGCGCTGTTTCGTGCAAGTGTGTGATTTGACAAAGGTAGTCTGAGCGCGGCTTTAATATGAAATATAGACTTGTCCTGTTTTCATTCTACTTGCCGAATCGACGAGTCGCTGAACGTTGCTGTAGTATATTTGCAGAGACTGTCGTAAAACACACGGATAGCAaatttaacaacttttcaggAAACCCATCTGCTTTGGAAATCTAGAAAATCTGTGGTAAAATTGAGTTAGACACAGAGGCACGTTTTGATTTGGTCCACTCAGGATAATGGCAGTCGTATTTCACAGAATATCTCAAAGCCGCCGtttgaagaacattttttttttcattttctcctttTCTTCCTTTCTGGGTGTGGTAAAATGTTTAGAACATTAGCTTGAGGGGTGGAATTTGTTACAGGTCTAGCCTTGGAGGATATTGCCGGAGAGCAGATGATTTATAAATATTGATGTTTGACTGTATAGGGAATCAAGATGAGCATCAAAACAATCACCTGCACTCAAACAACACAGATCACTATCGGCAGCTAGCGTGCTTTAAAATGCAGATATAGATCGCTGAGAGTCGTCTTCtgtgctcccccccccccctcctctccGATCACAGCTGAAACTATATACCGCTCCCTGTCAATTCCCTTTTGCCCTGTCGGATATTCGTATTGAAGGTCCGTGTTCATCAATATATGTATGCCAAACATTTGGAACATAAGCGATAACGGTGTAATCAGTGTTTATGCAGGCCAATGATCGATGTATACATACACGGTTAACTGCAGGGTGTTACGAGGGGCAGTAAATCAATCACTGCAGGGATTCTAGTCGATCAGATTGCTATCAGTTTCTATAGTGCACTTGGAACTCAAAGATAGAAATGActtgatttttctttcttaccGACCTTAACGCAAAAAAGCGGcgaattttatttttgtggttttaAGTATATTAATAACGGGTTTCCTgatttttcaatttaatttttaacagaaatcatCGTCACTCTCTTTTCTCTGCAAAAAATTAGACCATAAGAATTTATAGTATTTTTTTGTCTTCCCTGAATGAATAGgatagttttgttttttgacacaGTCATAAGAAGATTGCGTCCGCTTATTCTTCATTCAGGTAGCCTTATTACTGCGACAGTGCTATTGACAGAAAATGATGACGGAAAAGAAGCACGGGCATACAGATTtaattgtattcatttgattgatgtttaacatcgCTCCCCAGAAGTTCCAGAAGCATTGGTTGACTTTTCACATCGATGCAGTGAACTTGCCTATTTTCCCATTTTAGTTCACCTTGATTGTTATAAAAGTGATTCACGAATCATCGAAGAAATTCCTATACCAATCTTATTTACGTATGTGAATCCACAATGGACGTTCCACGTCAGCAATTGCACTAACAATTTTCATAACAATGATCAATACAAAGCTCCAATGAACTCAAAGAGTATACAGTAAGACTTCAGAACGGAGAAGCACTgaagcagtcaacagatttTAATGATTCCGGAAAGACGAGACGAAAGAAGCGAGAAGGAGATTACTGACATTTCAAATGGAGTCTGTTAGATCACGTCTGTCCTGTACGAAACCCCCGGTAATGTTTCGTTTAACAAGAGGAGGGAACCCCCTATGGTTAAACATCAGATTAGGAAGCAGGAGGACTACTGGTGTCGTTTGTCAAAAATTTAATAACTTGTTGCAGTATATACGCTGTCTCGAATTGGAGAAACTTTATTGACTTAAGGGGGTGAGTAGGCGTCCTGTACATTGGCCGTGTTGACTACAAGCCTTTAGCCTTCAAACGTCATACGTGATTGGTTGTTATATCAAGCTGCCTTAATACTTTGTAACTATGTAATCGACCTTAAAGAGCCGTGTGAAAGCGGAAACGTATCGTGCCAGAGGCCGCCTACTGACCGGAAGTATAGTCATTCTCCGCCGCGAAAACGTAATCTGCGGTCTGCGAAATATACGTCCAGTGTCacgtaaaacagaaatagtCAAAAGCCAATCGGTGTTCGATTTCTTAATGAGCTGATATGATGGAGATACCGTAATTTAGCCGATCTGTTCAAACGTGATGTCTCTGGGTTAATTTCGGTATTTTATCCATCAAATTGTGCGTGTACTGAGTATGGCAAGTGATCAAACTGGGACAATGTGCGCATGATTGACTGTGTAGACAGAATGGTGTAAACATGGATGACAGTGACGTCAGTGGGCGCTGACCGTAGTAATAATGACGTCAGGCGAAAATAGACGTCCTCGAATAGGCTCTGTCTGATTGTTTATCAATGTTATTGTATACCCATTTATCTTTACTGCACTTTGTAAGAATTATAAGAATTATGACACTATAAAAATATAAGACTGAAATTGTAACCTTACATGTCATGTCACAATTCAGATATATACTACCGTGCAGTATATAATCACCTAGCTCTATGTGGCgtttgatgtgatttttttgAGCAGAAGACAAGATTAGCTCGAGTACAGACGAACGAACAGAATCTCCTCGGTTGCGCCTGAGAGGCCAGATGATGTACATGGATGAGTGGGACTCCGTGATTTTCTTGGGAACCCCCGTGTAAGTCACACTCTGGAAGGTCAATACGCACTACGAAAAACTTATAAACGGCATGATGTCTTTAAGGTTTCTTTTAGTATTTTAAGTATTTAGATTAATAAATGTTGGATGGCAATTTTTTGTGTGGCTATCTTTATTGGGTCAGTGCTGCATTGTCTGATTCACCaagtagaagtacatgtacttctggtctggtatttgattttttaaaaataaaaacctggTGTTTTGCTCAGCtataaaaaatggaaaatatttttagcCCTCCTATATAATAAATTTTGTGTATTGTCAACTGTATGTGTAGACATCTACCCGTCCTCAGAATCTGTTTTTTGACTATTTATACAGTATGGCGAATGTGGATGCCATGTTCAATACGGGTCTGTACATCAACGACCTTAGCATGCACGACTCGAGTCGTGACTTGGTCCTGGCGGGAACGCAGCAATCTGCCGAGCTGAAGCTGGCTCTCGATCAGGTAGGCCCTATACATCTGTATTTAATCACCAGATATCCTGCGCGAAACTCACATGGTGTCCTTTCAATACAGTGACGCTTTGCACTATTTGAAGACAGGTAAAATAGgtgttagttttttttattatttgattgatgtttcaagGGGCATTGAAGAAATCCAGTTTTATGAGTGCGGTCAGCTTTGTGAGTGACAGAAACTGCAGTGCCTAAAGTCAACCAACGCTCTTCAGCAGGTGCGGTACCAAACCTCAGCCTTAAAGCTGCTACCGAAGCTGCGGACGCAGGATTCCAACACGTGGCCTCACTGGCCTGGCTATCGAAGCGAGCCAGCGATTTAACCGTTAGGTCAAGAGAGCGAGTCCAGCTAATCGTAAAACTGGAGGTGTTCATGTCATAAACAGATTATGAAATTGTTAGACAGAAGAAGTGATCCGTGCGTAGAATGTGAGGTATCCAAAGTCTCGTACACCGTGTAACAAACTGGTGTCGTATTTTCATTACAGGAACAGGAAAAGAGTCGCATTCTAGAAGAGAGCATGAAGAAGTTAGACTCCGAAATGAAACGAACCGACTCATTACTGTACCAGATGATACCGAAGGCGGTAGCGGACCGGCTGAGGAAAGGAGAGCCTGCGATGAAGACATGCGAGGTGAGAAATACCAGATCACAGCTTAGTGTACACATACACAGCTGTTCGTGTGTACAATACATGCACTCTGTTCTTCTGCACAATGCCTACATTCAATGTAATAAACCTCTGTTCCAATATACAGAcctgttgtaaatgtatattatcTTAACGTTTACAGTTTATCTTCATATCTGGCGAGTAATCCCTGCGGACAGGCCATCCAGTACAAATTGAATCCTTAAGTATCTCAGGTAATTTAGAAAATTTCTAATCAGTCAATATACGTTAACCGTTGATGTTCCAACCCGTCACCTGGACTATTCCCAAGCTGTGTCTCATCTCTTGTTGCAGGTGTTTGAGAGCGTAACCATTCTCTTCAGCGACGTGGTTGGCTTCACTACAATATGCAGCAAAATCACACCTCTTGCCGTTGTctctatgctgaacgccatgtaCACAACGTTTGATCAGCTCAGTGAGAGGCACAATGTCTACAAGGTAAAACAACACGCTGGGAAGCCATTCAGATTATTTGAAACGTTTCTTTAGGATGAAAGAACAAAGTTGTGCGAGGAACACTAGTGATGCaagcaaaactgaaaataaaaactgtaactAGGGCTTATCTAATAAATACCGTCTCATTTAATAAAAGAATGATTCTGACTAAACTGTTCACAAAATTCCTGCATTACTTGGTTATGTTAATGAAGTATTTTGTGGATAGATATGACTTTCACACGTCTCCTATGATGCGACGGTTTCAGGTTGAGACAATAGGAGACGCGTACATGGTGGTTAGTGGCGCACCGACTGTCACCAAATATCACGCTCTACACATCAGCAACATGGCCTTGGACATGTTGGATTCCATGGCCGACCTGAAAGATCCATCATCTGGTGGCAACATGCAGATACGTGTTGGTAAAGCCCAAATTCCTgtttatcatcatcattatcaatatCATCATGACCATTATCATCATCGCTACACCCATCATTATgcataattaccatcatcaacATTTCCACCCTTACCATCATCACCGTTACCATCATAACCATTAGCATTATACCCTCATCATCAACATCACAGTCATTACCATCATCATCGTCACCGTCATGATTATGATCGTTACACTCATCATAAACTCATCACCGTCATGATGGTTTATAGCAAGTTTCTTTCAATTTTACAAGCCTTTTAGTCACACTCAACTACCCTTCAATGAAATAGACAGAGTGGTTGGCTGCGCTAGAACACCTTGATGGATGACCATGCGATCCCTTGATGGTAGACAGACAAGGCTTCCCAGCCGTTTTTTTCAGAGTGCTTTATGTAATTGATCCTTTTTGTATCCATCCATTTTGCTGGTAATGTTCCCGCGTGGCACGTCAATCATCCCTCACTCCATTAACGTATTTGTTTTCATGTCTGAAGAATGTTTTAAACAGACTCATGTCTGTTTATGTTGCATGTGACCAAAACACACTGGCCATATCACATCTAAACTGACGATGCTGAAAGCCATTCTTTGACCTTTACCATACAAAAGCCTATCCAAAACATATTTATGCCGGTGAAAAGTTTAATGACTGTTTTTATTGGGACAACCTTTGGAACATATTCTGATGTTTTTTCAACACATACAATCATGACGTGTATGTCGAAAAGTTGAAATGTTTTATGGGTGGGAAAGGTGAAGAAGAAACTAACTTGTCATGTCCAGGAAGGGTTTCTGCTCGGTGGAAGATTTAGAGTGCCTCCTGTGTAGTTTACGCGGGTTCCTAATAATATAACTACTATAAGGCTTCTGTTTGATTTGCTCGATCAAGTGAATGCCTGAAGTATAGACGTAATGATAGTATACAGTTAAGTGTGCTCTGCTTTTTAAATTCCCTCACACCAATGTTAGTGCTGTTTTGTGCTAGATGAAATCactaaataaaaaccacaacatCCATGTGGGTTCTTTTTATGTAAGGTGATCTCATAATGTAAATCTGACTCAGGAATTGCGTTGCTTCTGTAATGTATGATATGCAGTATAGGTGTCGCTGTTTTTCTTCCTTTAGGAATACACACTGGCACGGCTGTAGCTGGGGTCGTTGGGTTGAAAATGCCCCGCTACTGTTTGTTTGGGG encodes the following:
- the LOC135468324 gene encoding soluble guanylate cyclase 88E-like: MYGLLLEGIVDYIKLTYGESVWQEIRQKARIEHHTFSTHAVYSEALIPKLARVASDVTGTPYEELMDGFGSRFVAFVGQYGYDRILKVLGRHMRDFLNGLDNLHEYLRFSYPKLKPPSFFCENETRTGLTLHYRSKRKGFVHYVKGQIKQVGKMFYNTKVDIDVIEQRSTDELTHVVMRLHFDNTAYVEPETLYSNFRQSLPVRSDVFFEVFPFNIVFNREMIIRNIGAGLSAIMAEVEGKCITSVFNLSRPLLNFSWETVLMHTNNVFELVSKRTIQASRALHSRESPEKEKGSLDEKKEFEDKISSSTDERTESPRLRLRGQMMYMDEWDSVIFLGTPVMANVDAMFNTGLYINDLSMHDSSRDLVLAGTQQSAELKLALDQEQEKSRILEESMKKLDSEMKRTDSLLYQMIPKAVADRLRKGEPAMKTCEVFESVTILFSDVVGFTTICSKITPLAVVSMLNAMYTTFDQLSERHNVYKVETIGDAYMVVSGAPTVTKYHALHISNMALDMLDSMADLKDPSSGGNMQIRVGIHTGTAVAGVVGLKMPRYCLFGDTVNTASRMETNGEAMKIHVSETTRDELVKYPYRLEERGSITVKGKGTMRTYYLLGRTSEEFPKCPFTAIIEDEIQKSQDLTTDSVNLTSAAPDTRSLYSPVTFEELARSVHSTKNNTPEGTPSKATLVSWHGTGNATRLTPEELLNIPMVASRSFETDNQDYNNSPTKLPLSGFANGGSRLEKSSERIHNELGMQNISKKARESEKPRSQTCQIL